CGATCACCTCGGCGTCGCCGGTGTCGCGGACGCTGATCGGCACCCCGAGCAGGAGATCGTCCTGCCGTGTCTGCCGGTGCAGCAACACGAAGCACAGCGCCACGAAGAACATGCTGGTGGTGACGCCTTCGGCAGCGCAGAACTCCTTCACCCGCGCGGAAACCCGGTCGTCGAGGGCCAGGTGGTGGGTGACGTTCCGCCTCGGCTGCTCGCCGGGCAGCCCGATCGGGACCGCCACCGGGGCGTCCGCGAGCTTGTCCGCCCAGTACCGCGGCGAACCCACGCGCCGCGACCAGCGTTCGTAGGCATCTTCCGCCTGGCGTTCCGGCCGCAGCGCGGGTTCGCGGCCGTCGAACAGCGCGGTGTAGGCAGCTTCGAGCTGACGCAGGTAGGTCTTCCAGGACAGGCCGTCGAACACGGTGTGGTGGATGTTGAACACCAGCACGCTCGGCCGCCCATGGCCGAGCCGCAGGTGGCGCACCCGCGCGAGCGGACCGTTGTGCAGGTCGAACACGGTGCCCGCGATGTCGGCGACCTGCTCGGCCACCCAGGTTTCCTCGTCACCGCCGGGGAACGCGCGCACGTCGACGATCGGCTCCAGCTCCTCGTGCACCACCTGCCGCAGTTCGCCGTCGGCTTCGAAGGTGGTGCGCAGCGCCGAATGCGCCCGGTGCACGATACGCAGCGCGTCGGCGAGCGTGGTGTGGTCCAGCGGCACACGCGGGCGCAGCACCAGCGGCTGGTTGTACGCCGTGGGATCGGCTCCGTAGGCACTGGCGAACCACAGGCCGGGCTGGGCCGGTGACGCGGGCAGCCGCCGGGTCGCTGGTCGCAGGCTGGTGGTGGTCATCTCAACCTCAAGCACGCTTGGTGCGGATCAGGTCGGCGACACCGTGTGCGGTGCCCGCGCCGACAATCTCGTCAGGTGCCAGCACGACGCCGGTCAGCTCCTCGAGCCGGGCGCCGAGGTCGATCAGGTGCAGCGAGGTGATCCCGCGTTCGAGCAGCCGGTCGTCCGGGCCGATCTCCTGGTTGCCCGCCACGTCGGTCAGCGTCGAGTGCACCACCGCCGTGAGACGGTCGGCGGGGCCGTCCGCGCTCGCGCGGGTTTCCAGGCGGGAGGCCAGTGCCTTCCGATCGATCTTGCCGTTGGTGTTGCGGGGGAAGGACTCCAGGGCCAGCACGCGCGAGGGCACCATGTAGTCGGGCAGCCGCGCACGCAGGTGCTCCAGCAGGTCGTGGTCGGAGAACTCGTGGCCGGGCGACGGCACGCACCACAACACGAGCTGGTCCCCGGCGGCCTGCGCCACGGCCTGGTGGATCCCGGGAAACGCCTCGGCGGTCACCTCGACGTGCCGGGGCTCCACCCGGAAACCCCGGACCTTGAGCATCTGGTCGGTACGCCCGGCCAGCACGATCTCGCCCGCCTCGGTCAGCTTGGCCAGGTCACCGGTGCGCAGCAGACGCCCGCCCTCGTGCCGGACGAACTTCTTCTCGGTCAGCTCCTGGTCGCCGAGATAACCCAGCGCTACCCCCTCACCCGCGATGCACAGTTCGCCGATCACACCGGGCGGGCATTCGTCGAGCGCCTCGTCGCGCACGGTCATCTCCACCGACGGCATCGGTCTGCCGACCGGCACCTCCGCGCTGGTCAGGTCCGCCGCGGTGATCTTGTGGACCGCGGTCAGCGCCGAGTTCTCCGTGCAGCCGAAGGCGTTGAACAGGTCGCCGCCGATCACCGCGAGCGCGCGTTCGAGGTGATCGGTCGACGGGAAGTCCCCGCTGACGATCACCGAGGACGCCTGCGCGATGGTCTCCGGGTGGTGCTCGACGAGCAGGTTGAACAAGCCGACCGGCAGGTTCAGCACGGTGGTCCGCTCACGCTCGATCAACCGCGCGAGGTCGCCGAGCGGCGGCACGTCCTGCGGTGCCACGCTGAGCCGCCCACCCCGCAGCAGGCAGGTCCAGATGTCGGTGGTCGACGCGGCGAACGCCGGTTGCGCGAGTTGCAGGAACCGGTCCCCGGGACCGGGGGTGAACCCGGTGAGCTTGCGCGCGACCCTGTCGATCCCGCGATGGGCGATCACCACGCCCTTGGGCGCGCCCGTCGAGCCCGAGGTGAACAGGATGAACGCGGGCGCCTCGGGGAACGACTTCGGCCGCACCGGATCCGCGGGCAGCTCCGCCGCTTCGGCGAGCAGGTCCGCCACCGGCACGCACGACTCCTCGGGCAGGCCGTCGGGTGCCTCGCCATCGGTCACCGTGAGGACCGGCGCGGCGGCGCGGACCATCTGCGCCTTGTGGTCGCCGGGGTGGCGCGGG
The genomic region above belongs to Amycolatopsis sp. YIM 10 and contains:
- a CDS encoding amino acid adenylation domain-containing protein → MTIDQAFAAAAREHASREAISDGPATLTYAELDAVTNQLARALHARHLLPGEPVGVHLERGLATYEVFLGILKAGLVVVPFNPRHPGDHKAQMVRAAAPVLTVTDGEAPDGLPEESCVPVADLLAEAAELPADPVRPKSFPEAPAFILFTSGSTGAPKGVVIAHRGIDRVARKLTGFTPGPGDRFLQLAQPAFAASTTDIWTCLLRGGRLSVAPQDVPPLGDLARLIERERTTVLNLPVGLFNLLVEHHPETIAQASSVIVSGDFPSTDHLERALAVIGGDLFNAFGCTENSALTAVHKITAADLTSAEVPVGRPMPSVEMTVRDEALDECPPGVIGELCIAGEGVALGYLGDQELTEKKFVRHEGGRLLRTGDLAKLTEAGEIVLAGRTDQMLKVRGFRVEPRHVEVTAEAFPGIHQAVAQAAGDQLVLWCVPSPGHEFSDHDLLEHLRARLPDYMVPSRVLALESFPRNTNGKIDRKALASRLETRASADGPADRLTAVVHSTLTDVAGNQEIGPDDRLLERGITSLHLIDLGARLEELTGVVLAPDEIVGAGTAHGVADLIRTKRA